The Fusarium musae strain F31 chromosome 10, whole genome shotgun sequence DNA window TCCCCCGAGATTAGATAGGAGACAGACGGACTCATATCCGCACAGTGTGTACACATGACAGACTTCAAGCTGGCACCTCCAGAAACTTTGATTTATCTGCCGTACATAGCTTTCGTTCCAATTTTGGTCTATTCCTCCTGACGCATCATGACAAGATCAAATACGCCGTCGGCTCATGACTCGTTGCATCAGCGACCTGCTCGAGGTCGAGCTGCCCCTCGATCCAGACTGGGGTGCGCTACTTGTAAGAGGCGACACGTGAGATGCGATGAGGCATATCCCTCATGTCAACCCTGTTATCGGTTACAGCTCCAATGCTACTACCCCCATCGCTCGAAACGAGCCCTTGGACCGCCAAAACATCGACCATTACTGCCTTCCCCTACGGTATCGGGCCCTTCGTTCCTCAATCCATCCACTACATGCATTGCAGGCTTTTCTTCACTAACCCGACAAAATCCTATCGTCTGTCTACGGGAAGGGGACGGAGATGTGGCTCAGTTTGATTCTTTGTCATGGTCTGATAGTAACATGGCCAGCGACATCGTCACCCTTTGTAACAATTGGGAAGGGGAGCTTTTTGGTAGCTCCAAGTCCCTGTCGTGCAGTATTAACCGGCCAAATGGTGATCAGGGTGTGATGGCTTGCTCTTCGGTTCCAATGATATCTGAGCCTTCGGACCTCGGAGCTTCCAATGATGCAGCGACTCTCTGGAGGGCGGTCATTGGTAGTCCTCCCATTGCCAGTACAACCTCCACACAGACAGACGACCAGTTCCAGCCCCCCTGCCTCACAACTCCTGAGAGCTTAGAAGATAAGCACTCCTTAAAGGTCTTTGGAAAGATAATGCAACCACCTGCGGCCATGTTAATGGGGGGCATCAAGAAGTGGCGACATTTGCAACAGTACCTGATGAACTTGGCATCTCAAAACGATGTCGTAATGAGTGCTTTGTTAGGTCTTGATAAGCTTCTTGAGTGGGATAACATTCGTGACTCGATCACTACGAGGTGCGATGTTCAAGACCACGTACAGAATTCGTTCAACACAACAACCTACGCGATTCAACAGGACCTTTCTCAAGTCGAATGCAGCAAGGTCAGCTCCAAGATGGATGATTGGTTAGCTGCTATATTTCTGTTGGCGTGGACTCATGTTCTTCGCGATCGTGTGGAATACCATAGTCGGTGTCTATTCCCCACTGAACTTGCTGATACCATCATTACATGCTCCCATGACTGGAATTGGTACTCAAGGCAACTTCTCTCGTGGTTCAACTCACTCGATAGCAAAGCCTCTCACTTAAGTGGCCCCACGCTTTTATCGTCCAAGGCCCTCCAAGTTGTTTCTCAGTACCCTACTCAGATCATTAGTTGCGACTACGAAGAGTCTAAATACAGAAGAGACTCGCTtggcgaagacgaagacTTCCAACTACTATCTCAAAGTCCGTTATCCGAAGTTTCTGAACATGGCGATAGTGGTATCGTCGTCCCTGCAAGGAGCCCTTGTGACATAAAGGAGATGATACTCCGCGCAATTCTGCAGCCTGCTTCGGAGTGGTACCTGAAAACACAAGCGTACTGCCGCCAGATCAGCTCCCTTGACAAACATCACTGCAATCGATTCACCCCAGACGCTGAAATGAGGGTTTCTCTAGAGGGGAAACGAATTCACAGCAAGCTATGGGACTTGTGGGCGCAGTGTCCTTCCGTCATATCCTTGTCCACGGCTGAACTGTCAATGTCAGTGGCTCCCGACGTCGCCATGAGGGTACGAGAGGTTTCCAACGTATATCTAGCGAGCTTCTGGATCTTATTCGTTTATCTCCATCGCATATGTTGGTGGCATCTTCCGCATACTGAAGCGGTCACGGGTGCCCTGGAAAAGACGTGGGAACACATGAAGGACTCGTATGGGGAGTTGGACGACAGAATCCAAGAGAAGACGGTCCATCCTGCTCTAATGTGGCCGGTCTTTGTTTTTGGAGCAGAATGCAAAGATGGTGAACACCGCATTTGGGCCATTGAACAACTGAAGGCCTTGGGAAGGGCGAGGCCAGTACTTAAGTCTGAGACCCAGGCCCGAGAAAATTTACCAGCATTTCGTATCAGCCACGGAGCCACTAAAAATGCAAAACGGGCTGCGCTTTTGCTCGAGGCGCTTACTCGAAAACAAGAGGAAACAAATTGCAGAATCGATGAGAGGGATCTGGCCATGGACATGTTTAACTGTTACTTCTCAATAGTGTAATTCACAAATCGACCTCTGAGCAGATGTCAGAAAGCGATCCAGTACTCGGTTATCCCGGCTACCCGGTAGTCCTTGTACGACATCGCCCAACTAACCGCAATTCTTGAGGCGTCTGCAACGGGAAGGATATGCAATAGGACCAGTCGCGAATACATAAGACTTTCCTCTTGGATCAGTTCCGTAGCTGACGTTACCATCCAGTCCTGGTCTAGCAAGAGCTTTGGCATTGATCTTGCCTTTCACGTTCTGCCGACTAAGCCGCTTGGTCTCTCTGAACTAACGCTTTGAGGATGTTCGCAATCGGGTACTTGGACTTGACCCATGTTTTCTTTAGAGAAAATACCTTCGAAAATTAGTCTGATTCTTATGATCATATGTACGAGGCATCACAGCCAGCATATCGAACCTCGTATCGAAACAGACGGCGGCGTTCAGTGTCTGAATCCAGTGATCCCGCGCGATCGACGTAATCATCTTGGCTTATACTCATCTAGAGTTCGCAGTAACTTCCATCCTCCTTGACCCTGATGCTTTGGCCAAGAGTTGGTCTGGACCTTGTGGATCTTGTCCGTGTTGTGGGCGAACCCGGCTTCCCTGAGTCAGTTTCCTACCTCCTCAATTTCTATAAACATGTGCCCAAAAATATCTCCTGATAGCTGAATAAATGGGTGTTCCAGACTCCAAAGCTGTCGTCTCTTTTCTCACTTGACATGTATCATTAGCCGCTGTATCTAGGTTTAGAAGCCCAAACTCTATTTTGACAGCCTTTACCTTATTGGATCCTTGATGTGAAGTCTAAATGACCTAATAGGCATTTAGAGTTTATGCGTCTTCTTTCCTCTGCGGACTCGAGAACAGTACTCTAAACCTCCATGGACCTGAGTATCTTGGCCCGCGGATTAATAGATCCactccttcttgagcttcgatcGAGTAATGCGTATATCCTTCATACGGGATCATTCAGAACACTTACCGAGCTAAAAGAATGCTTGTCTTCCGCGAGTTCGAGTTTCAGTTTGAGTCCATTTAGTTTGAGATGATCTGTCTCACGCCACTTCCTTCTTTATCTTCTCCGAAGAAGCCCGAAGAATGGCTagctctctctctcctctctctcagtGAGTGCCTCCAGTCATACTACCACGCCGGCATACCAGATTGCAGAAACTTATAGTTTTCCTCTTAGTTTTATTAGAGTACTAAGTGAAATTCTCAACTTGCATAATATTACGAAAACGGATACGTTTAGCCCTGGTGATAGGGGGGATGATACTCAGATAGTAGCTCGTGGTGTACCTACAGTGTCTTAGATAGTACCTAGGACAGACTTGTCGGTTATGTCTCACCGGCTCCTATTGCCATTTTGCGTTAGGCAACCTATGCTGTGACGGCCATCGCTCTAGAAACCGATACGTTAGTACACCCCTTCTTAACACGTAAAATACGGCGCGGTAAGCGGTCAGATTCGCTTTTCGTGTCGCATTTTCGAGATCTGTTCTTACCGTCTGCGTCGTATGCTATCCTTGTGTTGGTTCCTTCTCTACTGCTCAAGACCGGTGCTTAGCAACTGTCATCGAGTTGCCTGAGCTCATGATTGGACGTATTCCCTGTTGATGTGTAGAGAAAGACTCGGTGAGGCCGTGAGGGTGAGTGACTAAGTTGACTTTCAGCGTGCCGTCTCCGAGATATGTTCTTGGCTATCCAAACGGGTTCTTGTAGTTCTGGTAAGTCCCTCTGCAAGTCTGCCACTTAAAAGTGATATGTAGGTCACGACTGTCATCGATCCACCTGAAACTCAAGTGGGTATAAACCCTACTGATATATCGTATCTGCGTGGAGACTGATGCGCGGACGCCGCGCGGCTGATGAAAAAAGCGTGCAATCGTGACTCGCCAAGGTTCTGCCAAGAGTTCGAAAGATTGAGATCGCGCATTCACAGTGTTTTGCAGATCATTTCTATAATGATAACCAAGGGGTTCATTAGGAAGATCGTACTATATTAGACCTACATATCATCCCGCAACTCTTTTTGAACAATTCAAATCGTCTCACTAGTAGGCTTAAGTCACCTACCAGCTTTTCTCATCAAAACCTTCTCCAATTGACTAAGATTAAGTGCTCTTTCAATCACGATATTCTCTCTAGTTGCCGTACTAGCTCTGGCACTCCCAGTGCCCGCCATATCATCCAGCAACAGCACATGCACGCCCGACAAAATCCAGACACGTATTGAATGGGCAAATATGGCAAGCGATGTCCAGCAATCCTACCTTAAAGCAGTCAAGTGTCTTATGCAGCTGCCTGCTCAGACAGGCATAGAGGGTACAGTCACAAGGCTTGACGATATGAATGCCATGCATCAGGTGCCGGCGAAAACAATTCATCTTGTTGTCAGTGTTCTCCTAACCTTATTACTGTGTTGACATAATATGCTTTGCTAACTAAATCATGGAAAATTCCAGGCCTAATTCCTTCCATTTCACCGTTTctatatacatatatatgaGCAGCTCTTGAGAGACGAGTGCGGCTACAAGGGACCAACGCCGTGAGTAACGATACTGCAACTCCATTTTCCCATTTCACTCGCTGACAGTATGGTTAGTTGGTGGGACGAAACGCGTGATGCGGGCAATTTCATGAACTTGCCGGCTCTTGATCCCGAGACAGGATTGGGAGGAAACGGCACCGGTCCGGATAATTGTGTTACTGATGGTCCTTTCGCAAATTCCACTCTCGATATTGGTCCCGGTCAAACCTTGACTGATCATTTCTTGTCCCGCAAAGTCAATGAGATTAACAGCACCCTCGGTAACGAAACCTATGTTCAGGAATGCCATGATAGGAGCACCTACCTCGATTTCTGGGAGTCAACCGGTTTCACAACCCACGGCGCCGGTCACAGTAGAGTAAGTACAGCTGGATAACCTATATTAATTACCCGACGAACCATCATTGTAGGTCGGAGGAGTTATGGAGGATATTGATGCAAGCCCTGGTggtaagtttatatttttgGGCCCTAGCTGCGCCCTGCCTTGATTACAGGCTAACTAGCTCAGACCGGCTCTTCTATATCCATCACGGTTTCATCGATCGCCTTTGATGGAAGTGGCAGTCCGAAGACCCTGACAGTCGTTTATATCAACTGGGAGGCCCTTCTGCCCAGGGCGGAACTGGAGAAACAACTTTGGACTATATCATGACTACCTACGGCATTCGTCCCAATGGTACTGTCAAGGAGGTCATGGGTATTTAAGGCGAATTTCTCTGCTACAAATATAACTACTAAGAGACAGGACAGACCTTGGAATAATTTAAAGGAGTGTAACAAGCCTAAAGTAAAAAGCATAACAAACTTGACTACCTATGTCTTATGGATACCATCTTTCTAGAGtttactatagtatatattgTAGACCTATAGCTGCGATTGTTGGTTCTCATGACTTGTGATAGATCCGTGTAGCAAGTTGATCTCTTGGCAATATttactcctcctcttcctcctcttcctcgccttcaAAGAGGCTGGGGGAGTTGGGGGCTAGAAACAGTTAGTAATAGTTCAAGAACACATCCCAAGGTACCGCCTCCGGTAAGGGTGGACACATACGGGTAGCTTGACGGGGGCCAAGCTCGCGCTTCTCCAGAAGCTCTCTCTGGAATACGGCCGGAGGAGCAAgggcagaagcagaagccaCAAAGAGGGCAAAGAGGCCAAGGAACTTTGAGGCCTGCATGTTGATATAAAGATTGAGGGCTCAGTTTAGAGATAAAGAGGACTTTGTAAAAGAAAGCTGTAATTGATTGttttcttggctgatgatATGTGTGCTCCCTGGAGGGGGAAAAGCTCAGTACTTATATTGAAAACACACTATAGACATGGCGAGAAGAACAGGTATTGAAATGCCTTTCCTAAAGGACATCCGAATTGTGGGTCTAGGAGACTGTAGTAAATACCAACACTAAGATCAGTGACGAATTCATGGTGTTTCTCCTGATTCTCTGACTAACACGTCCAACCAATAGTATTCTATGAGGTCTTCTAAACCCTTATGAGGTGTGTAGTTAACGAGATCTTTTGTTTTCCTTGGCGAGAGTCCTTCGACAAGGGTACGCAATCGATATCAACAGTAGCCGGCTAGAGAGTagaccccccccccccccgcaCAA harbors:
- a CDS encoding hypothetical protein (EggNog:ENOG41), with translation MVSWWDETRDAGNFMNLPALDPETGLGGNGTGPDNCVTDGPFANSTLDIGPGQTLTDHFLSRKVNEINSTLGNETYVQECHDRSTYLDFWESTGFTTHGAGHSRVGGVMEDIDASPGGPSAQGGTGETTLDYIMTTYGIRPNGTVKEVMGI